The proteins below are encoded in one region of Chelmon rostratus isolate fCheRos1 chromosome 21, fCheRos1.pri, whole genome shotgun sequence:
- the LOC121625011 gene encoding uncharacterized protein C16orf52 homolog B-like, whose protein sequence is MDKLTVISGCLFLAADIFAIASIANPDWISTGDSAGSLTVGLVRQCQTIHGRDRSCIPPQLPPEWITTLFFIILGIISLTVTCGLLVMSRWRREAARYARWIAFTGMVLFCTAALIFPIGFYINEVGGQPYKLPNNTVVGSSYVLFVLSIFFTIVGLLFAGKVCLPG, encoded by the exons ATGGATAAACTCACCGTGATATCGGGATGTCTGTTCCTGGCCGCAGACATCTTCGCCATCGCCAGCATTGCCAACCCGGACTGGATCAGCACCGGGGATTCAGCTG GCTCTCTGACTGTGGGTCTGGTCCGGCAGTGCCAGACCATCCACGGCCGGGACCGGTCCTGCATCCCCCCGCAGCTGCCCCCAGAGTGGATCACCAcgctcttcttcatcatcctgGGCatcatctccctcactgtcacCTGCGGTCTGCTGGTGATGTCACGCTGGCGCCGCGAGGCCGCCCGATACGCCCGATGGATCGCCTTCACAGGGA TGGTCCTGTTCTGTACGGCCGCCCTCATATTCCCAATCGGCTTCTACATCAATGAGGTTGGAGGGCAGCCGTATAAGCTGCCCAACAACACGGTGGTGGGCTCCTCCTATGTGCTCTTTGTTCTGTCCATATTCTTCACCATAGTGGGACTGCTGTTTGCTGGGAAGGTGTGCCTGCCCGGCTGA
- the faap100 gene encoding Fanconi anemia core complex-associated protein 100 isoform X1 has product MLTSFSLPLVACVVHRDTDVKTGWRGRPVLICVLSSDTTPPSSSSTSLLTDGHFRLEPVLFKLLFGIDAALAKSPVILCGLPDGRLCFLPLRLPGSRLRVLHSLEQPVVFVGASVVTETGPGHAQCLVAVGELGRVVLIKTEKGGPEGAGNIAAFIERCVPGPVMCGCVDKNCLYYSTGSDLLVLDLEGSAGREGQERDVETSRNTECALQSPTSLNVCRVIALAEPTCNSAGVVQLLGLTVRGQLQWISLPVRREDTKLSKVPSTQVGRSVRDVLSAIGDVCERASTLKTAIKSKNQILTHLNQVINISFLLISSTESEEKSIRCRAVTEWSRLLQKDSLNLTCVLDNSSPFVLERGWTLSVTVFPLCCSPSAGGESSSVNFSFPFQNLHAGETLQVSLPLAPAGDASFPMTVSCSLVFSLSSLLGREAAGLLDSHSSCISLPLNALTVDWLHALRVDSPVTIHKMAASQSSSAAVDTIQACLSSRRIRREGGGQSASEPEREQQHSASVRVSSDLLRDTLVLKSSGLDPQGPNVAPKNVCLSLLEWLLSEGPGGVRTGHQGAKISSSVVHARCPEGHIIKLTAKEVSAGEEIVGEEESPTTVEVQVESSSIAAVCGLHHAVLRRVQILLQRAPERAASTKRLQSSSLRQALQRAEQIQQSRVSGAFGVGASAGPMTRSLLGVYRELRENPLLII; this is encoded by the exons ATGCTCACTTCATTTAGTCTGCCGTTGGTCGCGTGTGTTGTACACCGTGACACTGACGTAAAGACgggatggagagggaggccTGTGCTGATTTGTGTGCTTTCTAGCGATACAACACcaccatcttcctcctccacttcacTGTTAACTGACGGCCACTTCCGTCTGGAGCCGGTCCTCTTCAAACTTCTGTTTGGGATCGACGCAGCCCTCGCCAAATCACCGGTTATCCTTTGTGGCCTGCCAGATGGGCGCCtgtgtttcctccctctgcGTCTCCCAGGATCACGGCTCCGAGTCCTTCACAGCCTGGAGCAGCCTGTCGTATTCGTCGGAGCATCTGTTGTCACAGAAACGGGTCCGGGACATGCGCAGTGTTTGGTGGCAGTGGGTGAACTGGGCAGAGTGGTGCTGatcaaaacagaaaagggaGGGCCAGAGGGAGCGGGCAACATAGCTGCTTTTATTGAGAGGTGTGTGCCGGGGCCTGTgatgtgtggctgtgtggatAAAAACTGTCTTTACTACAGCACTGGGTCAGACCTGCTGGTGCTGGATCTAGAGGGATCAGCTGGGAGAGAAGGCCAAGAAAGGGATGTGGAGACATCCAGGAACACGGAGTGTGCCCTCCAAAGCCCCACCAGTTTAAATGTGTGTAGAGTCATCGCCTTGGCTGAGCCTACGTGCAACAGTGCAG GTGTAGTTCAGCTGCTGGGGCTGACTGTCAGAGGACAGCTCCAGTGGATTAGCTTACCAGTGCGCAGAGAGGACACAAAATTGTCCAAGGTGCCCTCCACACAGGTGGGCCGCAGCGTCAGAGACGTCCTGTCTGCGATCGGGGATGTTTGTGAAAG AGCATCAACACTGAAAACTGCCATCAAATCCAAAAACCAAATTCTGACACACTTGAATCAGGTGATCAACATCAGCTTCCTGCTGATAAGCAGTACAGAAAGTGAGGAGAAGTCAATCAGATGTCGTGCTGTGACTGAGTGGAGCAGATTGCTTCAAAAAGACTCCCTGAACCTGACATGCGTCCTGGATAATTCAAGTCCTTTCGTTTTGGAACGAGGCTGGACACTGAGCGtcactgtgtttcctctgtgctgttctCCCAGTGCAGGAGGAGAAAGCTCCTCCGTGAATTTTTCATTCCCATTCCAGAACCTCCATGCAGGAGAGACGCTGCAAGTGTCACTGCCCCTTGCACCTGCAGGCGATGCATCCTTCCCCATGACAGTGAGCTGCTCGCTCGTCTTCTCGCTCTCAAGCCTCCTGGGACGGGAGGCGGCAGGCCTTCTTGATTCGCACAGTAGCTGCATCAGTTTGCCCTTGAACGCGCTGACAGTGGATTGGTTGCATGCCCTGCGGGTGGACAGTCCCGTAACCATCCATAAAATGGCTGCATCTCAATCCAGCAGCGCTGCAGTGGACACCATCCAAGCTTGTTTAAGCTCACGCCGGATTAGGCGGGAGGGTGGAGGACAGAGCGCCTCAGAGCCTGAGCGAGAGCAGCAGCATTCAGCAAGCGTGCGGGTGTCCTCAGATTTACTGAGAGATACCCTGGTGTTGAAAAGCTCAGGTCTGGACCCTCAGGGACCAAATGTGGCCCCTAAAAATGTGTGCCTTTCTCTACTGGAATGGCTGTTGTCTGAAGGTCCTGGAGGAGTGCGGACGGGACACCAAGGAGCCAAGATCAGCAGCTCAGTGGTCCATGCTCGATGTCCAGAAGGACACATAATCAAACTGACTGCGAAAGAG GTCAGTGCGGGGGAGGAGATCGTGGGGGAGGAGGAGTCCCCGACCACAGTGGAGGTTCAGGTTGAGAGCTCATCTATAGCAGCAGTGTGTGGACTGCATCATGCTGTGCTGCGCCGGGtgcag ATTCTGTTGCAGAGGGCTCCTGAGAGGGCTGCTTCCACAAAGAGGCTCCAGAGTTCATCTTTAAGACAGGCGCTGCAGCGGGCCGAG CAGATCCAGCAAAGCCGAGTGTCGGGGGCCTTCGGCGTAGGAGCCTCCGCGGGGCCGATGACCCGATCTCTGCTCGGGGTTTACAGAGAACTCAGAGAAAATCCTCTCCTTATAATTTAA
- the faap100 gene encoding Fanconi anemia core complex-associated protein 100 isoform X2 — translation MEGRCTVDTWAEFGSSGTSCTQKVKFGVGTEVFLCIGSNEVYVFSSQERKLTVVIQFPGPVSDLAESHDKQLLFVACRTGVYCVTLQSLLSRAQSSPADASSSPAELKISAEFLVVPEEGVLSLLLVGPVLLTLSQRDASWKLTLYNSPKQSACSNCEMLTSFSLPLVACVVHRDTDVKTGWRGRPVLICVLSSDTTPPSSSSTSLLTDGHFRLEPVLFKLLFGIDAALAKSPVILCGLPDGRLCFLPLRLPGSRLRVLHSLEQPVVFVGASVVTETGPGHAQCLVAVGELGRVVLIKTEKGGPEGAGNIAAFIERCVPGPVMCGCVDKNCLYYSTGSDLLVLDLEGSAGREGQERDVETSRNTECALQSPTSLNVCRVIALAEPTCNSAGVVQLLGLTVRGQLQWISLPVRREDTKLSKVPSTQVGRSVRDVLSAIGDVCERASTLKTAIKSKNQILTHLNQVINISFLLISSTESEEKSIRCRAVTEWSRLLQKDSLNLTCVLDNSSPFVLERGWTLSVTVFPLCCSPSAGGESSSVNFSFPFQNLHAGETLQVSLPLAPAGDASFPMTVSCSLVFSLSSLLGREAAGLLDSHSSCISLPLNALTVDWLHALRVDSPVTIHKMAASQSSSAAVDTIQACLSSRRIRREGGGQSASEPEREQQHSASVRVSSDLLRDTLVLKSSGLDPQGPNVAPKNVCLSLLEWLLSEGPGGVRTGHQGAKISSSVVHARCPEGHIIKLTAKEVSAGEEIVGEEESPTTVEVQVESSSIAAVCGLHHAVLRRVQILLQRAPERAASTKRLQSSSLRQALQRAEHLLQQIQQSRVSGAFGVGASAGPMTRSLLGVYRELRENPLLII, via the exons ATGGAAGGACGGTGCACTGTTGATACTTGGGCAGAGTTTGGCTCTTCTGGAACATCATGCACACAGAAGGTGAAGTTTGGTGTTGGGACAGAAGTGTTCCTCTGCATTGGCAGCAACGAGGTCTATGTCTTCAGTAGTCAAGAGAGAAAACTCACG gttGTAATTCAGTTTCCTGGCCCTGTGAGTGACCTGGCCGAGAGTCATGATAAGCAGCTCCTCTTTGTGGCCTGTAGGACCGGAGTTTACTGTGTCACTTTACAGTCTCTGCTATCCAG AGCTCAAAGCTCCCCAGCTGACGCGTCCTCCAGTCCAGCCGAGCTGAAAATCTCCGCTGAGTTTCTGGTTGTTCCAGAAGAGGGAGTGTTGTCGCTGCTCCTCGTCGGCCCTGTGCTCCTGACTCTTTCCCAGAGAGATGCATCCTGGAAGTTGACTCTGTACAACTCTCCAAAACAGTCAGCGTGCAGCAACTGTGAGATGCTCACTTCATTTAGTCTGCCGTTGGTCGCGTGTGTTGTACACCGTGACACTGACGTAAAGACgggatggagagggaggccTGTGCTGATTTGTGTGCTTTCTAGCGATACAACACcaccatcttcctcctccacttcacTGTTAACTGACGGCCACTTCCGTCTGGAGCCGGTCCTCTTCAAACTTCTGTTTGGGATCGACGCAGCCCTCGCCAAATCACCGGTTATCCTTTGTGGCCTGCCAGATGGGCGCCtgtgtttcctccctctgcGTCTCCCAGGATCACGGCTCCGAGTCCTTCACAGCCTGGAGCAGCCTGTCGTATTCGTCGGAGCATCTGTTGTCACAGAAACGGGTCCGGGACATGCGCAGTGTTTGGTGGCAGTGGGTGAACTGGGCAGAGTGGTGCTGatcaaaacagaaaagggaGGGCCAGAGGGAGCGGGCAACATAGCTGCTTTTATTGAGAGGTGTGTGCCGGGGCCTGTgatgtgtggctgtgtggatAAAAACTGTCTTTACTACAGCACTGGGTCAGACCTGCTGGTGCTGGATCTAGAGGGATCAGCTGGGAGAGAAGGCCAAGAAAGGGATGTGGAGACATCCAGGAACACGGAGTGTGCCCTCCAAAGCCCCACCAGTTTAAATGTGTGTAGAGTCATCGCCTTGGCTGAGCCTACGTGCAACAGTGCAG GTGTAGTTCAGCTGCTGGGGCTGACTGTCAGAGGACAGCTCCAGTGGATTAGCTTACCAGTGCGCAGAGAGGACACAAAATTGTCCAAGGTGCCCTCCACACAGGTGGGCCGCAGCGTCAGAGACGTCCTGTCTGCGATCGGGGATGTTTGTGAAAG AGCATCAACACTGAAAACTGCCATCAAATCCAAAAACCAAATTCTGACACACTTGAATCAGGTGATCAACATCAGCTTCCTGCTGATAAGCAGTACAGAAAGTGAGGAGAAGTCAATCAGATGTCGTGCTGTGACTGAGTGGAGCAGATTGCTTCAAAAAGACTCCCTGAACCTGACATGCGTCCTGGATAATTCAAGTCCTTTCGTTTTGGAACGAGGCTGGACACTGAGCGtcactgtgtttcctctgtgctgttctCCCAGTGCAGGAGGAGAAAGCTCCTCCGTGAATTTTTCATTCCCATTCCAGAACCTCCATGCAGGAGAGACGCTGCAAGTGTCACTGCCCCTTGCACCTGCAGGCGATGCATCCTTCCCCATGACAGTGAGCTGCTCGCTCGTCTTCTCGCTCTCAAGCCTCCTGGGACGGGAGGCGGCAGGCCTTCTTGATTCGCACAGTAGCTGCATCAGTTTGCCCTTGAACGCGCTGACAGTGGATTGGTTGCATGCCCTGCGGGTGGACAGTCCCGTAACCATCCATAAAATGGCTGCATCTCAATCCAGCAGCGCTGCAGTGGACACCATCCAAGCTTGTTTAAGCTCACGCCGGATTAGGCGGGAGGGTGGAGGACAGAGCGCCTCAGAGCCTGAGCGAGAGCAGCAGCATTCAGCAAGCGTGCGGGTGTCCTCAGATTTACTGAGAGATACCCTGGTGTTGAAAAGCTCAGGTCTGGACCCTCAGGGACCAAATGTGGCCCCTAAAAATGTGTGCCTTTCTCTACTGGAATGGCTGTTGTCTGAAGGTCCTGGAGGAGTGCGGACGGGACACCAAGGAGCCAAGATCAGCAGCTCAGTGGTCCATGCTCGATGTCCAGAAGGACACATAATCAAACTGACTGCGAAAGAG GTCAGTGCGGGGGAGGAGATCGTGGGGGAGGAGGAGTCCCCGACCACAGTGGAGGTTCAGGTTGAGAGCTCATCTATAGCAGCAGTGTGTGGACTGCATCATGCTGTGCTGCGCCGGGtgcag ATTCTGTTGCAGAGGGCTCCTGAGAGGGCTGCTTCCACAAAGAGGCTCCAGAGTTCATCTTTAAGACAGGCGCTGCAGCGGGCCGAG CACCTGTTGCAGCAGATCCAGCAAAGCCGAGTGTCGGGGGCCTTCGGCGTAGGAGCCTCCGCGGGGCCGATGACCCGATCTCTGCTCGGGGTTTACAGAGAACTCAGAGAAAATCCTCTCCTTATAATTTAA
- the birc5a gene encoding baculoviral IAP repeat-containing protein 5a yields the protein MDPFNKEDIKMYFYENRLKTFEGWPFDEGCSCTPENMAKAGFIHTPSENSPDIAMCFFCLKELEGWEPEDDPEKEHKSHSPSCHFITLKKKVEELTVEEFFKLQKERHKSIINKSCKEAITKFEEAAKLRRADIIKTAMGEE from the exons ATGGATCCTTTTAACAAAGAAGAtatcaaaatgtacttttatgAGAACAGATTGAAAACTTTCGAGGGCTGGCCATTCGACGAAGGCTGTTCGTGTACCCCTGAGAAC ATGGCCAAAGCTGGCTTCATTCACACCCCTTCAGAGAACAGCCCAGACATCGCCATGTGTTTCTTCTGCCTCAAAGAGCTGGAGGGCTGGGAGCCGGAGGATGACCCAGA AAAGGAGCACAAATCTCACTCACCATCCTGCCACTTCATCACTCTGAAGAAGAAAGTAGAGGAACTGACCGTGGAGGAATTCTTCAAACTACAGAAGGAGAGGCACAAGTCCATCATT AACAAATCCTGCAAGGAGGCCATCACCAAGTTTGAAGAGGCAGCCAAATTGAGGAGAGCGGATATCATCAAGACAGCCATGGGCGAAGAGTGA
- the tmem235b gene encoding transmembrane protein 235 has product MKVTFGFLVIAAGICGMLSFAFLATSLGTEYWYIIETNPTNMSDFENMSSHSGLWSINEGGKTQADSIDSFKADYSRYTETELQMLNMHSAIVVMLPFSLVLLLIGGICGLVSSLARSPVLLTGTASYFFICSLLTLCGVTLYIIYSHQALVETERRVGLEGLAYVRTSFGWSLGLAWLSYGMELLTGVLLLVAARMAKLQHSSPTMT; this is encoded by the exons ATGAAGGTAACCTTTGGCTTCCTGGTGATCGCAGCCGGCATCTGCGGCATGCTGAGCTTCGCTTTTCTGGCCACTTCCCTCGGAACCGAGTATTGGTACATCATAGAGACGAATCCTACGAACATGAGCGACTTTGAGAACATGAGCTCCCACTCCGGGCTGTGGAGCATCAACGAAG GTGGGAAGACGCAAGCAGACTCCATTGACTCTTTCAAAGCTGACTACTCCAGGTATACTGAGACTGAGCTGCAAATGCTGA ACATGCACAGCGCAATAGTGGTGATGCTTCCCTTCAGCCTGGTCCTGCTGCTGATCGGCGGGATCTGTGGATTGGTCAGCTCCCTGGCTCGGAGCCCTGTCCTCCTCACCGGCACGGCCTCCTACTTCTTCATCTGCA GTCTGCTGACCCTGTGTGGTGTGACCCTCTACATCATCTACTCGCACCAGGCGCTGGTTGAGACGGAGAGGCGGGTGGGGCTGGAGGGTCTGGCCTACGTTCGGACCTCCTTTGGCTGGTCTCTGGGTCTGGCCTGGCTCTCCTACGGCATGGAACTCCTCACGGGCGTCCTGCTACTCGTAGCTGCTCGCATGGccaagctgcagcacagcagtcCCACCATGACCTGA